A window of Sulfoacidibacillus ferrooxidans contains these coding sequences:
- the istB gene encoding IS21-like element helper ATPase IstB, translating into MSTTTSYQQLVRNLEYLKLKQMVIHVNEVIDLSIQNQMSFMDTLVKLSNYEIDVREQNMIHAMVKVGAFPHRKELVDFDFAFQPSVNKQQMQDFASLRFIEGNENIVFLGPSGVGKTHLATSIGIAAAKKRISTYFIKCHDLIQNLKRAMLENRLEARLKHYTKYKLLIIDEIGYLPIEPEDAKLFFQLIDMRYEKRSTILTTNVNFRAWDEVFREPKLANAILDRILHHATVVTIIGDSYRLKNHLAKDDD; encoded by the coding sequence ATGTCTACGACGACCTCATACCAACAACTTGTTCGTAATTTGGAGTATCTCAAGCTGAAACAAATGGTCATACACGTAAACGAAGTGATTGACTTGAGCATACAAAACCAGATGTCCTTTATGGATACACTGGTCAAGCTAAGCAATTATGAAATTGATGTTCGTGAACAAAACATGATTCATGCGATGGTGAAGGTGGGCGCTTTCCCTCACCGAAAGGAGTTAGTAGATTTCGACTTTGCCTTTCAACCTTCGGTGAATAAACAACAAATGCAGGACTTTGCATCACTTCGATTTATCGAAGGAAATGAGAACATAGTATTTTTAGGCCCAAGCGGAGTTGGTAAAACGCATTTAGCGACATCTATAGGCATCGCTGCAGCCAAGAAACGTATTAGCACTTACTTTATTAAATGTCATGATCTGATTCAGAACTTAAAACGAGCGATGCTAGAAAATCGTTTAGAAGCTAGATTAAAGCATTATACTAAGTACAAACTACTCATCATTGATGAGATCGGTTATCTACCGATTGAACCAGAGGATGCAAAGTTATTTTTTCAACTGATTGATATGCGCTATGAAAAACGAAGTACAATTTTGACAACAAATGTGAACTTCAGAGCATGGGATGAAGTATTTCGTGAACCGAAACTAGCCAACGCTATTCTTGATCGTATCCTTCATCATGCGACTGTCGTTACCATTATAGGTGATTCCTACCGGTTGAAGAATCATCTCGCTAAAGATGATGATTAA
- a CDS encoding type II toxin-antitoxin system YafQ family toxin, producing the protein MKLTQTERFIHQFRRLAKGNPRVVTQVEKTFRYLIAFPPAHPSLRMKRVQGTDAVFECSVNMDLRITFEFVDEQTILLRNINHHDKALKHY; encoded by the coding sequence ATGAAGCTGACACAAACGGAGCGCTTCATTCATCAGTTTCGACGCCTTGCTAAAGGGAACCCTCGGGTCGTGACACAGGTGGAAAAAACCTTTCGATATTTGATTGCCTTCCCTCCTGCACACCCATCATTACGCATGAAACGGGTACAGGGAACTGATGCAGTCTTCGAATGTTCTGTCAACATGGACTTGCGAATCACCTTTGAATTTGTAGATGAGCAAACCATTCTGCTACGCAACATCAATCACCATGACAAGGCGCTCAAACACTACTGA